A genome region from Ctenopharyngodon idella isolate HZGC_01 chromosome 5, HZGC01, whole genome shotgun sequence includes the following:
- the LOC127513275 gene encoding 3'-5' RNA helicase YTHDC2-like: MSRKSSMNASKQTTSLKAKGLKDIRIDEEVKIAVNIALERFQYSDDKELDFPSSLTNSERAFVHRLAQSLGYISKSRGKGSSRYLTVRKKDGTETARSVMTCNLTHNSKHMVQNLLQRFPITNKERSELQPRTERVVVTSPDAIDSKSRTSGRLSHGIPQVPQKRGPSELDCFRRALPVYERQEELVQTIRENQVVLVLGETGSGKTTQIPQFLLDDCSRNGIPCRIFCTQPRRLATIAVAERVASERGEKIGQTIGYQIRLESRVSPRTLLTFCTSGVLLRTLMAGDEALSTVTHVIVDEVHERDGLTDFLLTKMKDMLQKMPSLKLILSSATLDVNLFIRYFGACPVIHIKGCPYDVKQLFLEDILRTTGYTNKDMIKYKKEAQKEERQQTSLTEWCDARQDVLQPEPAREKTPTCVLQENDLLDDGGDSVFSQMSEKDVATLEPWLLREMDACISNIFLNQDAEAFIQLFNLILNENISVDYGHSETSATPLMVAAGRGFLSQMEQLLSMGANVNIKASNGWTALDWAKHFKQPEAVDLLESHIWCVESGQMDESSLVQTATSELSSEDQELLKAYHHSFDDEKVDLDLILHLLFNICQSSDEGAVLIFLPGYDEIVSLRDRIVFDDKRFTDHQQRFQVFILHSSMQTSDQKKVLKNTPKGVRKIILSTNIAETSITVNDVVFVIDSGKVKEKAYDALNNVTMLKMVWISKASALQRKGRAGRCRPGICFHLFSRLRFNNMLEHQIPQLLRMPLQELCLHTKLLAPITCPIAEFLSKAPEPPHLHTIKHAVQMLKTIDAMDPWENLTELGYHLADLPVEPHLGKMVLCAVVLKCLDPILTIACTLAHRDPFVLPAQAAQKRVSMLCRKRFTANTFSDHMALLRAFQAWQKARSDGWERAFCEKNFLSQATMEIIVGMRTQLLGQLRATGFVRARGGGDIRDVNQNSENWAVVKAALVAGMYPNLIHVERDTMTLMGSKEKKVRLHPTSVLSQPQYKKIPPANGQTAAVESLPTDWLIYDEMTRAHRIASIRCCSAVTPLTVAIFGGCAKLPSSALQEHRAAADGVNESSDSEMEDRSSARLAHISIDEWLNFRLDREMAELVFGLRQRWQSLFLRRIRSPSKACSQLDEATIRTLVSVLSAEEQVTGLQQPTGIGQRPRPMNSDEAPQTASCKSAGRRDPEQPEQPPSPDRPRLVSQMKNHRALHSKQLGDELVPFKSADGPSSPSSGKSCTSPSPRPLRSCVRYFIMKSSNMRNIELSQQRGIWSTTPNNEHKLTRAFHESSAVFLIFSVQGSGHFQGYARMTSAISGERCLDWGSVSLGGVFGVEWVRKENLPFQLTQQLLNPWNDNKRVQISRDGQELEPQAGSQLLQLWERI, from the exons ATGTCACGGAAATCAAGCATGAACGCGTCTAAACAGACGACCTCTCTGAAAGCGAAAGGACTCAAAGACATCAGGATTGATGAAGAGGTCAAAATCGCTGTAAATATCGCACTGGAGAGGTTCCAGTACAGCGACGACAAAG AGCTGGATTTCCCTTCTTCATTGACAAATTCTGAGAGAGCGTTCGTACATCGGCTTGCTCAATCGCTGGGCTACATCTCGAAAAGCAGAGG GAAAGGCTCCAGTCGATATCTTACTGTGAGGAAGAAGGACGGGACAGAGACGGCACGGTCTGTCATGACCTGTAACCTCACTCACAACTCCAAACACATGGTGCAAAACCTTCTGCAGAGGTTCCCCATCACCAACAAAGAGCGCAGTGAGCTCCAGCCGCGCACAGAGAGAGTCGTCGTCACTTCTCCAGATGCCATTG ACAGTAAAAGCAGGACCAGCGGCCGTCTGAGTCACGGTATTCCTCAGGTTCCTCAGAAACGAGGCCCGTCTGAACTGGATTGCTTTCGGAGAGCGCTGCCTGTGTATGAACGTCAGGAGGAGCTCGTCCAAACCATCAGGGAGAACCAGGTGGTGCTGGTTTTGGGTGAGACCGGGTCAGGCAAAACCACCCAG ATCCCCCAGTTCCTCCTGGACGACTGCAGTCGAAACGGGATTCCCTGCCGGATCTTTTGCACTCAGCCCAGGAGGTTGGCGACCATCGCTGTGGCAGAGCGTGTGGCGTCTGAGCGTGGCGAGAAGATCGGACAGACCATTGGTTATCAGATTCGCCTGGAGAGCAG AGTTTCTCCTAGAACCTTACTGACATTCTGCACGAGTGGAGTCCTGCTGAGGACGCTAATGGCCGGAGATGAGGCTCTGTCCACGGTCACTCATGTCATTGTG GACGAGGTGCACGAGCGAGACGGACTGACGGACTTCTTACTCACTAAGATGAAGGACATGCTTCAGAAGATGCCGTCGCTAAAGCTCATCCTGTCCAGCGCCACCCTGGACGTCAATCTGTTCATCAGATACTTTGGAGCGTGTCCTGTTATTCACA TCAAAGGTTGTCCATATGACGTCAAGCAGCTCTTTCTGGAGGACATCCTGCGGACCACCGGCTACACTAACAAAGACATGATTAAATACAAGAAGGAGGCGCAGAAAG AGGAGCGGCAGCAGACGTCCCTGACAGAGTGGTGTGACGCCCGTCAGGACGTCCTGCAGCCTGAACCTGCGAGGGAAAAGACGCCCACTTGTGTCCTGCAGGAGAATGACCTCCTGGATGACGGCGGAGACAGCGTCTTCAGCCAGATG AGCGAGAAGGACGTGGCCACGTTAGAGCCCTGGCTGCTCAGGGAAATGGACGCCTGCATCTCAAACATTTTCCTGAACCAAGACGCTGAAGCCTTTATACAACTCTTCAATCTGATCCTGAATGAGAACATTAGTG TGGATTACGGACACAGCGAGACGAGCGCCACGCCTCTGATGGTGGCCGCAGGTCGAGGGTTCCTCAGCCAGATGGAGCAGCTCCTGAGCATGGGCGCAAACGTCAACATCAAAGCCTCCAACGGCTG GACGGCTCTTGACTGGGCCAAACACTTCAAGCAGCCCGAGGCTGTAGATCTGCTGGAGTCTCACAT ATGGTGTGTTGAATCGGGTCAGATGGACGAGTCGTCTCTGGTCCAGACAGCCACATCTGAACTGAGCTCTGAGGACCAGGAGCTGCTCAAAGCGTATCATCACAGCTTTGACGACGAGAAGGTCGACCTCGACCTCATCCTGCATCTGCTCTTCAACATCTGCCAGAGCTCTGACGAAG GCGCAGTGTTGATATTCCTGCCCGGCTACGATGAGATAGTGTCTCTGAGAGATCGCATCGTCTTTGATGATAAAAGGTTTACAGACCACCAGCAAAG GTTTCAGGTCTTCATACTTCACTCCAGTATGCAGACGTCAGACCAGAAGAAGGTTTTGAAGAACACTCCTAAAGGTGTTCGCAAGATC ATTCTCTCCACCAACATCGCAGAGACCAGCATCACAGTCAACGACGTTGTGTTCGTCATCGACTCCGGCAAAGTTAAAGAG AAAGCGTATGACGCTCTGAATAACGTGACGATGCTGAAGATGGTCTGGATATCGAAGGCCAGCGCTCTGCAGAGGAAGGGCAG AGCGGGCCGCTGCAGACCAGGGATCTGTTTCCATCTCTTCAGCCGTCTGAGGTTCAACAACATGCTGGAACATCAGATTCCACAGCTGCTGCGCATGCCTctacag gAGCTGTGTCTGCACACTAAACTTCTGGCTCCCATCACCTGCCCGATCGCTGAGTTCCTGTCTAAAGCACCTGAGCCGCCACACCTGCACACGATTAAACACGCTGTACAGATGCTGAAG ACCATCGACGCCATGGACCCCTGGGAGAACCTGACGGAGCTGGGCTATCACCTGGCCGACCTGCCCGTGGAGCCGCATTTAGGGAAGATGGTTCTGTGTGCGGTGGTGCTGAAGTGTTTGGACCCCATCCTCACCATCGCCTGCACGCTGGCCCACAGAGACCCGTTCGTGCTGCCCGCTCAAGCCGCTCAGAAGCGCGTGTCCATGCTGTGCCGGAAACGCTTCACGGCCAACACCTTCAGCGACCACATGGCTCTGCTCCGGGCCTTTCAG GCGTGGCAGAAAGCTCGCAGTGACGGCTGGGAAAGAGCTTTCTGCGAGAAGAACTTCCTCTCTCAGGCCACCATGGAGATCATCGTGGGGATGCGGACGCAGCTTTTGGGACAGCTTCGAGCGACAG GTTTTGTGCGAGCGAGGGGCGGTGGCGACATCCGGGATGTCAATCAGAACTCGGAGAACTGGGCCGTGGTCAAGGCTGCGCTGGTCGCCGGCATGTATCCCAACCTGATCCATGTGGAGCGGGACACCATGACCCTCATGGGCTCCAAAGAGAAGAAGGTTCGCCTCCACCCGACGTCCGTCCTGAGCCAGCCGCAGTACAAGAAG ATCCCTCCAGCCAATGGTCAGACAGCAGCAGTGGAGTCTCTGCCCACCGATTGGCTGATTTACGATGAGATGACGCGCGCTCACAGGATCGCCAGCATCAGATGCTGCTCTGCGGTCACGCCCCTGACCGTGGCCATATTCGGAGGATGTGCTAAACTCCCGAGCTCCGCCCTGCAGGAACACAGAGCAG CCGCTGACGGTGTGAACGAGAGCAGTGACAGTGAGATGGAGGATCGCTCCAGCGCTCGTCTGGCTCACATCAGCATTGACGAGTGGCTCAACTTCAGACTGGACCGAGAG ATGGCGGAGCTGGTGTTCGGCCTCAGGCAGCGCTGGCAGAGCTTGTTCCTGCGGCGGATTCGCTCTCCGTCTAAAGCCTGTTCTCAGCTGGACGAGGCCACCATCCGTACGCTGGTGTCGGTGCTGTCGGCCGAGGAGCAGGTCACAGGCCTCCAGCAGCCCACCGGCATCGGCCAGAGACCTCGACCCATGAACTCTGACGAAGCCCCGCAGACGGCCTCCTGCAAGAGTGCCGGCCGCAGGGACCCGGAGCAGCCGGAGCAGCCGCCCAGCCCGGACAG ACCTCGGCTGGTGTCTCAAATGAAGAATCACAGAGCGCTTCACTCAAAGCAGCTGGGAGACGAGCTCGTCCCCTTCAAGAGCGCTGACGGCCCCTCGTCCCCCTCCTCTGGAAAA AGCTGCACGTCTCCGTCCCCGCGGCCGCTGCGCTCCTGTGTGCGATACTTCATCATGAAGAGCAGCAACATGAGGAACATCGAGCTGTCTCAGCAGAGGGGAATCTGGTCCACGACGCCCAACAACGAGCACAAACTCACCCGAGCTTTTCACGAGAGCAGCGCCGTCTTCCTCATCTTCTCCGTTCAGGGATCCGGACACTTCCAG ggttACGCGCGCATGACATCAGCGATCAGCGGCGAGAGGTGTCTGGACTGGGGTTCGGTCAGTCTGGGCGGTGTGTTCGGTGTCGAATGGGTCCGTAAAGAGAACCTGCCCTTCCAGCTCACGCAGCAGCTGCTGAACCCCTGGAACGACAACAAGAGAGTCCAGATCAGCCGAGACGGACAG GAGTTGGAGCCTCAGGCAGGAAGTCAGTTGCTGCAGCTCTGGGAGCGAATCTGA